Proteins co-encoded in one Arachis stenosperma cultivar V10309 chromosome 7, arast.V10309.gnm1.PFL2, whole genome shotgun sequence genomic window:
- the LOC130939804 gene encoding uncharacterized protein LOC130939804, producing MSDPGSFRISCTIWNVTFDKGLCDLGASINLLSLSVMKKLQIQEAQPTRIALQIVDKSLKLAHGIVENVLVKVGELFLLANFVILDMGEDKNDSIIQGRLFLAIGRVLIDLEQGELFLRMCEDYLVFKVFSPSHHSGEGGTYMKSELINPIPVS from the coding sequence ATGtcagatccagggagctttcgAATTTCATGCACTATTTGGAACGTCACCTTTGACAAAGGCCTATGTGATCTTGGTGCAAGTATCAATCTATTGTCTTTGTCTGTTATGAAGAAGCTacaaatccaagaggcacagCCAACAAGGATAGCATTACAAATAGTAGACAAATCTCTGAAATTGGCACATGGAATAGTGGAGAATGTCTTGGTCAAGGTTGGAGAACTATTCCTCCTTGCAAATTTTGTAATCCTTGACATGGGAGAGGATAAGAACGACTCTATCATCCAAGGAAGACTATTCCTGGCCATTGGGAGAGTTCTGATTGATTTGGAACAAGGTGAATTATTTCTGAGGATGTGTGAGGATTACTTGGTATTCAAGGTTTTTAGTCCTTCACATCACTCTGGTGAAGGAGGCACTTACATGAAGAGTGAACTCATCAATCCAATCCCTGTCTCTTGA